The DNA region TATTGATCCTGAAGGATTTTCCCCCAGCTCCTTGATCCTGACCTCcttcatttggatttttttggacacaaatccaaattttttttttgctcctgaAGGATTTTCCCCTTGATCCTGACCCTgataatttggtttttttttgtttggacaCAAATATGGAGTTTTTTTGCTGACTGCTTGGATCCTTCTCACCTGCTTCATTCTGGATTTATTTTAGAGACAATTCTGGTTTTTATTGATCCTGAAGGATTTTCCTCCAACTCCCCCATCCTGACCTGcttcatttggattttttggacacaaatccaattttttttttgctcctgaAGGATTTTCCCTCTGGCTCCTTGACCCTGACCCtgttaatttgatttttttttgtgtttttattggTACTGGAGCATTTTCCCTCCAGCTCCTTCATCCTGACCTGcttcatttggattttttggacataaatccaattttttttttgctcctgaAGGATTTTCCCTCTGGCTCCTTGATCCTGACCTGgttcatttgatttttttgggggtttttttttggtcctgGATCATTTTCCCTCTGGATCCTTGACCCTGACCctgataatttgatttttttttggttttttttggtcctGGATAATTTTCCCCCTGGATCCTTGACCCTGACCTGATCAACCCCAGTTTTTTGGGACCCAAATTGGATTTTCCTGGCTGCCACCATgccgggctggtggctgctgctggcgctgctgtgccaccagctgtgtccccgtggggtgacagcagccaggagggacagggacagggacaggaggggcaggaaggagcacCCAGAGCCCCTGAACACCTCCCTGGCCAACAGCGAGGAGCAGCCCAAGGTGGGTTTGGGATCATTCCTGGAGTTATTCtggatttattgggattttcctgctttttctgggCTGATTCCAGCCTGATTTCATTGATTCCctttgatattttatttcattttgatggTTCCCcatgctgggaacagcagggaaCTCCCAAGGTGGGTTTGGGAGCATTCCCAGGTTTATTCtggatttattgggattttcctgccttttctggGCTGATTCCAGCCTGATTTCATTGATTCCctttgatattttatttcattttgatggCTCCTcatgctgggaacagcagggaaCTCCCAAGGTGGgtttgggatcattcccaggTTTACTCCtggatttattgggattttcctgccttttcccagcCTCATTTCATCAATTCcctttggttttttaatttcattttcattgttCCCcatgctgggaacagcagggaaCTCCCAAGGTGGGTTTGGGAGCATTCCCAGGTTTATTCtggatttattgggattttcctgccttttctggGCTGATTCCAGCCTGATTTCATTGATTCCctttgatattttatttcattttgatggCTCCTcatgctgggaacagcagggaaCTCCCAAGGTGGgtttgggatcattcccaggTTTACTCCtggatttattgggattttcctgccttttcccagcCTCATTTCATCAATTCcctttggttttttaatttcattttcattgttccccaggctgggaacagcagagaactccCAAGGTGGGTTTGGGAGCATTCCCAGGTTTATTCtggatttattgggattttcctgcctttcctgggCTGATTCCAGCCTGATTTCATTGATTCCctttgatattttatttcattttgatggTTCCTcatgctgggaacagcagggaaCTCCCAAGGTGGgtttgggatcattcccaggTTTATTCCtggatttattgggattttcctgccttttcccagcCTCATTTCATCAATTCCCTTcggttttttattttcattttgatggttccccaggctgggaacagcaaGGAGCAGCCCAAGGTGGGTTTGGGAGCATTCCCAGGTTTATTCtggatttattgggattttccTACCTTTCCTGGGCTGATTCCAGCCTGATTTCATTGATTCCctttgatattttatttcattttgatggTTCCCCATGCTGGGAACAGCAAGGAGCAGCCCAAGGTGGgtttgggatcattcccaggTTTATTCtggatttattgggattttcctgccttttctggGCTGATTCCAGCCTGATTTCATTGATTCCctttgatattttatttcattttgatggTTCCCCATGCTGGGAACAGCAAGGAGCAGCCCAAGGTGGGTTTGGGAGCATTCCCAGGTTTATTCtggatttattgggattttccTACCTTTCCTGGGCTGATTCCAGCCTGATTTCATTGATTCCctttgatattttatttcattttgatggCTCCTcatgctgggaacagcagggaaCTCCCAAGGTGGGTTTGGGAGCATTCCCAGGTTTATTCCtggatttattgggattttcctgccttttcccagcCTCATTTCATCAATTCCCTTCggttttttaatttcattttgatggttcctcaggctgggaacagcagggaaCTCCCAAGGTGGgtttgggatcattcccaggTTTACTCCtggatttattgggattttcctgccttttgggctggatttttgGGACCTTCTGAAGCCAATCCTTGTcctggtgtgtccccagctcctggattTTTGGGACTCCCTGGGGACAatgattttctgggattttcctgccttttaggCAGGATTTTTGGGACCCCTGAGGCAAATCAATCCATGATCCCTGTCCTGGTGTgtcccacagctctgggctggatTTTTGGGACCCCCTGAGGCAAATCAGTCCATGATCCTTCTCCTGGGCTGGATTTTTGGGACCTCCTGAGACCAATGTCCATGATCCCTGTCCTGGTgtgcccccagctcctggagttTTGGGACTTCCTGGGGCCAAtggttttctgggattttcctgccttttgggctggatttttgGGACCTCTGAGGCAAATCAATCCATGATCCTTGCACTGGttgtccccagctctgggctggatTTTTGTGACCCCCTGAAGCCAATTCTTGTcctggtgtgtccccagctcttGGAGTTTTGGGACTCCCTGGGGACAatgattttctgggattttcctgcctttcGGGCAGGATTTTTGGGACTCCCTGAGGACAataattttctgggattttcctgccttttgggctggattttttGGACGCCCTGAGGCAAATCAATCCATGATCCTTCTCCTGGGCTGGATTTTTGGGACCTCCTGAGACCAATGTCCATGATCCTTGTCCTGGttgtccccagctcctggattTTTGGGACTCCCTGAGGACAatgattttctgggattttcctgccttttgggctggatttttgGGACCCCCTGAGGCAAATCAATCCATGATCCTTCTCCTGGGCTGGATTTTTGTGACCCCCTGAAGCCAATCCttgtccaggtgtgcccccagctcctggattTTGTGACTCTCTGGGGACAatgattttctgggattttcctgccttttgggCAGGATTTTTGGGACGCCCTGAGGCCCATGTCCGTGACCcttgtcctggctgtccccagctgctggaggcgGCCGAGGCGCGGCTCACGGACCCCCGCAGGACCTGGATCTCCTTCGTGCACCGCCCGGACGACGGCAGCAGCTCCAAGAGGAGATGCAAAGGCAAAGACAAAAAACTGGTAGGATTTGCACTCCACGTGTCCCagtttccttcctgctgctcgTCCTCAAGgttccagcttttcccagcccaaAAAGTGctggatttcctttttttggggggtttatttCTCCGTTTTTGAGAAATTTGAGCCTTCTTGCTTCGGAAGAGATGTGGGAATTTCGAGGCAGCCTCTCTCATTTTAAACCTTCCTCATCTCTCAAATTGAGCCTTTTTTAGGTCATTTTCCcactcattaaaaataaaatcagtatttttttcccctttccaagAGATAAAGTCCAAGGATCCCAAAGGATCAATTAACCAAGGTGTGGACAAGTggtttatttcaaattaatgaGCTGAGTGACAGCTCGTTAATCATGTGGCACTTTTCATCTGCTGCTTGGACAATCTTGGATTCTTTTCatcattttaattatttgaggaatttttttgcATCCTCTGAAGGTCTGGGCagcttttccatggaattttaGAGGATTATCAGAGGAATGGGAgtcccagcagctggaagaagaTTTCTGAGGGACTCTCAGAGCTCTTGGCCCTTCCTGATCCCTCAAGTGTCCTCCAAAAGTGAtcaggaattttctgggaaCAAACCCCCTGGCgttgctgctgttcctgggggaTTTTCTGCGATTCCCAGGTtttaatcccaaattttcctgtgtttgttccCTCAGCGAGGCCTGGTGGGGCCTCCGGGGCCTCCGGGGCCTCAGGGCCCTCcgggagctcctggggctgaaGTCACCAGGGAAGTTCTTCTGCAGGAGTTCAAGGAGATCTTGAAAggtaaaagattttaaaaactcaaaCATTTCCAAAGGATATTTAAGGCAAAGGGTGCTCAAAGCTGGAGGAGCTTTGTTTTGGTGGAGAACCAAAATGGCAACCAGAACTgtccccccagtgctgctgggctttAATTGGAGACCCAAGGGCAGAATTCCGAGCACACATGAATGGTTTCATGGGCCAGGTCCTGAAatgaagattttatttcattttattccatttcatttccttttatttccttttattgcCCTTTCCCCTCAGAAGCCATCAAGCACAGGGCCTCACTGCTCCTCTCAGCCCAccccagccagctgctcccactAGGCCAGGCCCTTAAATGaggattttatttaattttattccattttttccatttcatttcattttattccattttatttccttttatttccttttattgcCCTTTCCCCTCAGAAGCCATCAAGCACAGGGCCTCACTGCTCCTCTCAGCCCAccccagccagctgctcccactAGGCCAGGCCCTTAAATGAggattttatttgattttattccattttttccatttcatttcattttattccattttatttccttttattttgttttattccccttttcccctcagaagCCATCAAGCACAGGGCCTCACTGCTCCTCTCAGCCCACCCCAGCCAGCTGCCCCCGCTAGGCCAGGCTCTTAAATgaggattttatttcattttattccattttattcaattttatttcattttattccattttatttcattttactcCCCTTTTTCCCATGGAGCACCAAGCATCCCTGGTCCTTTCAGCCCACCCCAACcagctgcccccactgctgctgttcctggaaGAGGTTCCATCACAGGAACACGAATGGCCAGGCCACtaaattaagattttatttaattttattccattttatttcattttattccccttttccctcagaAGCCATGGAGCACAGGGCCtccctggccagcccagcccagcctagccagctcctgctgtccctggaggaGGTTCCATCACAGGAACACGAATGGCCAGGCCAttaaatttagattttatttcattttatttcattttatttcattttattccatttcattccatttttcCCTCAGAAGCCATGGAGCACAGGGCCTCCCTggccatcccagcccagcccagccagctcctgctgtccctggaggaGGTTCCATCACAGGAACACGAATGGCCAGGCCCTTAAATTTAGATTTCAttccattttattccatttcattccatttttcCCTCAGAAGCCATGGAGCACAGGGCCTCCCTGGCcagcccaggccagcccagccagctcctgctgtccctggaggaGGTTCCATCACAGGAACACGAATGGCCAGGCCATTACATTTAGATTTCAttccattttattccattttattccccttttccctcagaAGCCATGGAGCACAGGGCCTCCCTGGCcagcccaggccagcccagcccGCTGCCCCcgctgctgctgtccctggaggaGGTCCCGTCCCAGCGGCGCGTGGAGGAGGCGTTCCACTGCCGGCTCAAGGGCCAGGTGCTGGTGGACAAGAAGACCTTGGTGGAGCTCCAGAACTTCCAGTCGGTGAGGAgctccagcctcctcctgctggggaTCAGCTCCAGGGCCCTGCGGGGCTCCGTGGGGCTGCAAGGAAGGGACAAAGCCATGAGAAGGTGTCCAGAGGTGGCTCCACCTGGGATCCCCTTTCTAAATCCATTGTTCCTGATGGATCCACCCTGATTGATTCCCTTTTTAAATCCAATATTCCTGATGGATCCACCTGGGATCCCCTTTTTAAATCCAATATTCCTGATGGATCCACCTGGGATCCCCTTTTTAAATCCAATATTCCTGATGGATCCACCTGGGATCCCCTTTTAAAATCCATTATTCCTGATGGATCCACCCTGATTGATTCCCTTTTTAAATCCATTATTCCTAATGGATCCACCTGGGATCTCCTTTTTAAATCCATTATTCCTGATGGATCCATCTTGGATCCCCTTTTAAAATCCATTATTCCTGATGGATCCACCCTGATTGATTCCCTTTTTAAATCCAATATTCCTGATGGATCCACCTGGGATCccctttttaaaatccattattCCTGATGGATCCACCTGGGATCccctttttaaaatccattattCCTGATGGATCCACCTGGGATCCCCTTTTGAAATCCAATATTCCTGATGGATCCATCTTGGATCCCCTTTTTAAATCAGATATTCCAGAGGTTCTATCTGTGATGGATCCACCTTGGATCCCTTTTAAAATCCAATACCCCAGAGGTTCTGCCACTGATGGATCCACCTTGGATCCCTTTTTAAAATCCAATATCCCAGAGGTTCCATCCCTGATGGATCCACCTGGGATCCCTTTTTAAAATCCACCATTCCATGACTTCCCAAACTTTTGGCAGCTTGGCTTGGCAGCCAGGCAGGATCAGCCCTGAGGcacgggcagggctggagggagagctgctgcctcattAATTAGCAGGGAAAATGGGACTAATTAAGCCATCCCAGAGTGGGCTGCTGCTTCCTGTGCCTCAGGGATGAGGTGCCCAGCTCATTCCCGGTTTTTCCTGGCTcggggctgctgtgggaggcTCCGGgtgccaagctggcaccacagcCCGGGACAAGAGGAGTCGGGTTTGGGCTTGTGCCCTCTGGGAGGGGGGaatgcagaggcagcagagcagggatggggccagagagagcagggatggatttgggatctgaACAGGGATGGGGCcagagagagcagggatggatttgggatcagcTCATGGATGGGGCcagagagagcagggatggatttgggatcagaACAGGGATGGGGCcagagagagcagggatggatttgggatcagagcagggatggggccagagagagcagggatggatttgggatcagagcagggatggggccaGAGAGaacagggatggatttgggatctgaACAGGGATGGGGCCAGAGAGGGATGGGTTGGATTTGGGATCAGCTCATGGATGGGGCCAGAGAGaacagggatggatttgggatcagcTCATGGATGGGGCcagagagagcagggatggatttgggatcagaACAGGGATGGGGCCAGAGCagaatggggatttgggatcagaaCAGGGATGGGGCCAGAGCAGaacagggatggatttgggatcagaATAGGGATGGGGCCAGAGCAgaacagggatttgggatcagaacagggctggtttgggctcagcctggagctggtttgggctcagcctggagctggtttgggctcagcccagggctggtttgggctcagcccggggctggtttgggctcggcccagagctggtttgggctcggcccagggctggtttgggctcagcccggggctggtttgggctcgGCCTGGAGCTGGTTTGGGCTCAGCccggggctggtttgggctcggcccagagctggtttgggctcggcccagggctggtttgggctcggcccagggctggtttgggctcgGCCCAAGGATGGtttgggctcagcccagggctggtttgggctcggcccggggctggtttgggctcagcccagggctggtttgggctcagcccagggctggtttgggctcagcccagggctggtttgggctcggcccggggctggtttgggctcagcccggggctggtttgggctcggcccagggctggtttgggctcagcccagggatggtttgggctcagcccggggctggtttgggctcagcccggggctggtttgggctcaGCCTAAGGCTGGTTTGGGCTCGgcccagggctggtttgggctcagcctggagctggttTGGGCTCGGCccggggctggtttgggctcagcctggagctggtttgggctcagcccagggctggtttgggctcagcccggggctggtttgggctcaGCCTAAGGCTGGTTTGGGCTCAGCccggggctggtttgggctcagcctggagctggtttgggctcagcccggggctcagctctgctctctctccgCAGCCCGTGGCCAAGGGCGCGTTCCTgcggggctcagggctggacCTGGCCACCGGGCGCTTCACCGCCCCCGTGGGCGGCATCTACCAGTTCTCAGCCAACATCCACATCGGTGAGTGCTGCCCCAGGGGCCCAGACCCCCTGGGGAACCTTCTGGAGAGCCCCCAGAGAACCCCTGCAGAATCCCCGGATATTCCAGGGGTTCTGCCACTGATGGCCAGTGATGGATCCCCTTTGTAAATCCGATATCCCAGAGGTTCTATCCCTGATGGATCCACTTGGGATCCCCTTTGTCAATCCGATATTCCAGAGGTTCTATCCCTGATGGTTCCACCCTGATGGATCCTCTTTCTAAATCCATTATCCCAGAGGTTCTATCCCTGATGGATCCACCTGGGATCCCCTTTGTAAATCTGATATTCCAGAGGTTCTATCCCTGATGGATCCACCTGGGATCCCCTTTGTAAATCCGATATCCCAGAGGTTCTATCCCTGATGGATCCACCTGGGATCCCCTTTGTCAATCCGATATTCCAGAGGTTCTATCCCTGATGGATCCACCCTGATGGATCCCCTTTCTAAATCTGATATTCCAGAGGTTTATCCCTGATGGATCCACCTGGGATCCCCTTTGTAAATCCATTATTCCAGAGGTTCTATCCCTGATGGATCCACCTGGGATCCCCTTTTTAAATCCATTATCCCAGAGGTTCTATCCCTGATGGATCCACTTGGGATCCCCTTTGTAAATCCATTATCCCATGGGTTCTATCACTGATGGATCCACCCGGGATCCCCATTTTAAATCCATTATCCCA from Haemorhous mexicanus isolate bHaeMex1 chromosome 23, bHaeMex1.pri, whole genome shotgun sequence includes:
- the C1QTNF12 gene encoding adipolin, which codes for MPGWWLLLALLCHQLCPRGVTAARRDRDRDRRGRKEHPEPLNTSLANSEEQPKLLEAAEARLTDPRRTWISFVHRPDDGSSSKRRCKGKDKKLRGLVGPPGPPGPQGPPGAPGAEVTREVLLQEFKEILKEAMEHRASLASPGQPSPLPPLLLSLEEVPSQRRVEEAFHCRLKGQVLVDKKTLVELQNFQSPVAKGAFLRGSGLDLATGRFTAPVGGIYQFSANIHIDHSELKSRAQLRARDSVRVLICIESLCHRHTSLEVIAGLESNSKIFTVYVHGLLQLQAGQYTSIFVDNASGAAVAVQPGSDFMGMLLGA